The genomic segment GTACAACAATCTCATGGCCTTCGCCGCAAGCTCGGATCTGACCTGCTTCTATTTCGTAACGAACCGTTCAACCCGGAAGTTCAAGAATCTCAGTGAAGATGACCGGGCTTCCCTCCTGGTGGATGACAGGGAGAATACTTCCTCCGATTTCCACCGCGCCTGTGCAGTGACCGTGTTGGGCCGCACTCACCCCCTGGAGGGTGAAACTCTTTCGGTCGCCAAGAAGCTATTGCTTATCCGTCACCCGTATCTGAAGAACTTCGTGGATGCTCCCACCTGCCAGGTTTTCTGTTTCGAAGTTGAGGTCTATTATTTCGTCGAAGCCTTTGGCAACGTCAGCGAATACCGGCCCGAACCATGACCTGGGTTGCTATTCTTGGTCAAGCCACCGAGTCTCCAGAATGGGGAGGCAAGGCTTTGGCTCTGGACCGCATGATGCGTGTGGGACTTCCCGTTCCCCGGGCGCTCTGTCTGACTGCTTCCTGTTATCGCCGTTTCCTGGTTAGCGATGGCCTCCGGGAACGAATCGCCATGGAGCTTTCCCGCAAACCGCTGGACGAGATGCGGTGGGAAGAGATGTGGGACGCTTCGCTGCGACTCCGTACCGCTTTCTCGCGCGCTCCTTTCCCCGAGGATCTTCAGGCCGAACTGGAGCAGGCTATTCGCTCGGAGGGTCTGGACCAAATACCTGTGTCCGTACGATCATCTTCGCTGGCTGAGGACTCGAAGCAGACGTCCTTTGCCGGCCTTCATGACTCTTTCCTGAATCTGGTTGGGCTGGAAGAAATTCTGAACCATATTCGACTGGTCTGGGCCTCGCTGTGGTCCGATAGCGCTCTTCTCTATAGGAAAGAGCTCAAGCTGGAGGTGGAGAATAGCGCTATGGCGGTTGTCGTCCAGGCGATGGTGGCAGGAGAGGTTTCCGGGATTGGCTTCTCGCGTGCTCCGTCGGATCCGGAACTCGCGGTTGTCGAAGCGGTTTATGGATTGAACGAAGGGTTGGTTTCGGGTGCGATTGAACCGGATCGATGGTTTCTCAGGAGAGAGGATGGATTTTTGGTTCGGAACCAGCCGGCTGTCCGCGAGGACTATTTCGTATCGCAGACAGGCTCGGGGGTGGCCCGGGTACCACTGCCTGAAGCGCTGAAGAGCCGCTCCCCTTGTGATGATGAGCTGCTGCAAAGGGTGTTTTGGCTGATCATGGAATGCGAACGGGAACACGGTGATGCGCAAGACGTGGAGTGGACCTCGCGTGGCCGTGCACTCTATCTCTTGCAGACTCGGCCGATCACCACGGGTAAGGCACTTACGGATTCGGAAGAAAAGGGCAATAAGAGAGCGTGGTATCTCAGCCTTACTAAGAGTTTGGCCAGTCTGAAGGAGTTGAGGTCTCGGATTGAAGGAGAGAGGCTTCCGGCCATGACGCGCGAGGCGGATAAATTGGAGCAAGTCTCGCTTCCTGATTATCGAGAGGGTCTGGCCGATATCCTGGCGCTTCGGCTGGAGGCGGAAGAACGATGGACTGCCATCTACTGGGATGAATACATTCCGTTCGCTCACGGCGTCAGGTTGTTCGGAATGGTGTACAACGATCAGGTGAAGCCCGAGGACCCCTACGAGTTTGTAGGGCTTTTGGCGGGGCAGCAGCTATTGTCGCTCGATCGTAACCAAAAGCTGACGCAACTTGCAGGCTCGTTGAAGACGGAGCCCGGCTTGCTCGGCACTCTTCGACAGGGAAAGATTCCACCGGACAGTCCACAGTCGAACGACATCCGGAAATTCCTGGCAGAGTTTGCGTTTGGGCTTGGAGGAAGCGAATCGGATTCAGAGACGTGTCGTCGGTTCGTTGATTTTCTGCTCGAAATGAATACGGGGGAAGCTGTCCGGGCGCCCTACCGACAAGAGCTCTCCGAGGAAAGCTTCCTGTTAGCCTTTCCTGAAGAGCGCAGGGACTTCGCCCGTGAGGTGCTGGACCTGGGCCGGGCCAGCTATCGCTTGCGAGACGACGATAACCTTTACCTGGAGCGATTTCACCGCCTAGTTAGAGAGACCGTCGCGAAGACGATGAATCGCTACCTGGCGGATGAAACTTCGGCCTCCAGCTGGACTACGCAGCAGGTATTGGAATGGCTGAGAACGGGGAAGTCGCCAGACCGAGAGACCGGTTCAAACCAGCCTTCCGGCGAATCGGCTGCTTCGGGCCCGTCGGAAAAGGTGCGGCAGCAGTATGGACAACCCGCCGGGCCCGGCTATGTTGAAGGACCGGCCCGTGTGGTACGGCACCGGGAGGACTTACTGGCGTTCCGGAAGGGTGAAGTCCTGGTCTGTGATGCGATCGATCCGA from the Thiohalomonas denitrificans genome contains:
- a CDS encoding pyridoxamine 5'-phosphate oxidase family protein; this translates as MSLKKRIQSLLDSQKLAVLATKRDGSPYNNLMAFAASSDLTCFYFVTNRSTRKFKNLSEDDRASLLVDDRENTSSDFHRACAVTVLGRTHPLEGETLSVAKKLLLIRHPYLKNFVDAPTCQVFCFEVEVYYFVEAFGNVSEYRPEP
- a CDS encoding PEP/pyruvate-binding domain-containing protein; protein product: MTWVAILGQATESPEWGGKALALDRMMRVGLPVPRALCLTASCYRRFLVSDGLRERIAMELSRKPLDEMRWEEMWDASLRLRTAFSRAPFPEDLQAELEQAIRSEGLDQIPVSVRSSSLAEDSKQTSFAGLHDSFLNLVGLEEILNHIRLVWASLWSDSALLYRKELKLEVENSAMAVVVQAMVAGEVSGIGFSRAPSDPELAVVEAVYGLNEGLVSGAIEPDRWFLRREDGFLVRNQPAVREDYFVSQTGSGVARVPLPEALKSRSPCDDELLQRVFWLIMECEREHGDAQDVEWTSRGRALYLLQTRPITTGKALTDSEEKGNKRAWYLSLTKSLASLKELRSRIEGERLPAMTREADKLEQVSLPDYREGLADILALRLEAEERWTAIYWDEYIPFAHGVRLFGMVYNDQVKPEDPYEFVGLLAGQQLLSLDRNQKLTQLAGSLKTEPGLLGTLRQGKIPPDSPQSNDIRKFLAEFAFGLGGSESDSETCRRFVDFLLEMNTGEAVRAPYRQELSEESFLLAFPEERRDFAREVLDLGRASYRLRDDDNLYLERFHRLVRETVAKTMNRYLADETSASSWTTQQVLEWLRTGKSPDRETGSNQPSGESAASGPSEKVRQQYGQPAGPGYVEGPARVVRHREDLLAFRKGEVLVCDAIDPSMTFVVPLAAGIVERRGGMLIHGAIIAREYGIPCVTGVPNADRLVETGERVCVDGFLGLVTFGEP